Proteins encoded within one genomic window of Pantoea eucalypti:
- a CDS encoding ABC transporter permease: MLMNIDWQILGFGDEGWGGVLLNAAAVTVSVSLCAWLLGAMLGSVLCWMQIAGSRWQQRLAAGYITLFRGVPELLVIYLFYFGGRQVVSTVGNALGFQGPFDVNGFVAGAIAIGLISGAYQSGVFRGAFYAIPGGTLEAATVTGMGRLMMFRRIIVPQALRTALPGMGNQWQSVIKESALVSVTGLVETMNQVSTAANSTQMSFFFYSVGAVIYLIITTCSDMVFRYVEKFAMRGQQRVKG, from the coding sequence ATGTTGATGAATATTGACTGGCAGATTCTGGGTTTCGGCGATGAGGGATGGGGTGGTGTGTTGCTTAACGCCGCAGCCGTTACTGTCAGCGTATCACTCTGCGCCTGGTTGCTGGGAGCGATGCTGGGCAGCGTACTTTGCTGGATGCAGATTGCTGGATCGCGCTGGCAGCAGCGGCTTGCGGCAGGCTACATCACGCTGTTTCGCGGCGTGCCGGAACTGCTGGTGATCTATCTGTTCTACTTTGGTGGACGCCAGGTGGTCTCCACCGTGGGCAACGCGCTGGGATTCCAGGGACCGTTCGATGTGAACGGTTTTGTCGCGGGTGCGATCGCCATCGGGCTGATCTCCGGCGCCTATCAAAGTGGTGTGTTTCGCGGCGCGTTCTACGCCATTCCGGGCGGTACGCTGGAAGCCGCGACGGTAACCGGCATGGGGCGGCTGATGATGTTTCGACGCATTATCGTGCCGCAGGCGTTACGCACTGCGCTGCCGGGCATGGGCAACCAGTGGCAATCTGTTATCAAAGAGTCGGCGCTGGTCTCTGTCACCGGACTGGTCGAAACCATGAATCAGGTTTCCACGGCAGCCAACTCCACCCAAATGTCCTTTTTCTTCTACAGCGTGGGTGCGGTGATCTACCTGATTATCACCACCTGTTCCGATATGGTTTTCCGCTACGTGGAAAAGTTTGCGATGCGCGGTCAACAGCGCGTGAAGGGGTAA
- a CDS encoding TetR/AcrR family transcriptional regulator — translation MSLNAREAILAAAKSAAQNHGYNGINFRSIADEVGIKNASIYYHFASKANLGAAVANRYCQDTAQNLKTIREQSASPDEALQRYPQIFRMSLEDANRLCLSSFMAAEYDDLPEEVKREVQCFVEANVEWLTQVLNEKEPDNTGKNAQRGLAIYTAVAGAQLIARTRQDINLFDSLIMTYQETGLIPLSR, via the coding sequence ATGAGCCTGAACGCACGTGAAGCTATCCTGGCAGCAGCAAAGAGTGCTGCTCAGAATCATGGCTATAACGGGATTAACTTTCGCAGCATCGCTGATGAGGTGGGGATTAAGAATGCCAGTATCTATTATCATTTCGCCAGCAAAGCCAACCTGGGGGCCGCCGTCGCTAACCGATACTGTCAGGACACGGCGCAGAATTTAAAAACCATTCGCGAACAAAGTGCGTCACCGGATGAGGCGCTGCAGCGTTATCCGCAGATTTTCCGTATGTCGCTGGAAGATGCCAACCGGCTCTGTCTCTCCAGCTTTATGGCAGCGGAATATGACGATCTGCCGGAGGAAGTGAAGCGCGAGGTGCAGTGTTTCGTTGAGGCGAACGTTGAGTGGCTGACGCAGGTCCTTAATGAAAAGGAACCTGATAATACCGGGAAAAATGCTCAGCGCGGACTGGCGATCTACACCGCAGTGGCCGGTGCGCAATTAATTGCCCGCACGCGTCAGGATATTAACCTTTTCGATAGCCTGATTATGACCTATCAGGAGACCGGCCTGATTCCGCTGTCGCGATGA
- a CDS encoding SseB family protein, producing the protein MASSLYLPCTSGRKMGEGKVELKAGENISIQLWEKPDGTPVIPVFSSQRREPGVWTSG; encoded by the coding sequence TTGGCGTCATCGCTTTACCTCCCTTGTACTTCCGGACGGAAAATGGGTGAGGGTAAGGTCGAACTGAAGGCGGGTGAGAATATATCAATTCAGCTTTGGGAAAAACCGGATGGCACGCCAGTCATTCCGGTATTCAGTTCGCAGCGAAGAGAGCCGGGGGTCTGGACTTCTGGTTAA
- a CDS encoding GDYXXLXY domain-containing protein, with the protein MRKQSRWLAAAVIVLALIAVNVSIWQKEQLLKQGAVMILPLAPVDPRSLMQGDYMALNYALTRPLELTLYQQAEACGATLSAPCLPTSGTLIVDLDAQRHATQARFDQGESLQPNQLRVKYHQHYGSLTVGTNAYFFQEGHGERFAQARFGAFRVGSDGTALLTDLLDEQGKVIQP; encoded by the coding sequence ATGCGTAAACAGAGCCGATGGCTGGCAGCCGCGGTAATAGTGCTGGCGCTGATAGCCGTCAATGTCAGCATCTGGCAAAAAGAGCAGCTGCTGAAGCAAGGCGCGGTCATGATTTTACCTCTTGCCCCGGTTGACCCACGATCCCTGATGCAGGGCGACTACATGGCACTGAATTATGCCCTTACCCGCCCTCTGGAGTTGACGTTGTATCAACAGGCTGAGGCCTGCGGTGCGACACTGTCAGCGCCATGTCTGCCCACCAGCGGAACCCTGATTGTTGATCTCGATGCGCAGCGTCATGCGACTCAGGCCCGGTTTGATCAGGGTGAATCTCTGCAACCCAATCAGCTGCGGGTGAAATACCATCAACATTATGGTTCGCTGACCGTCGGCACTAACGCTTATTTCTTTCAGGAAGGCCATGGCGAGCGTTTTGCGCAAGCTCGTTTCGGAGCCTTCCGGGTGGGGAGCGATGGCACGGCACTCCTGACGGATCTGCTTGATGAGCAGGGTAAGGTGATTCAGCCTTAA
- a CDS encoding alcohol dehydrogenase catalytic domain-containing protein, translated as MKAAVLESFGNPLSIQDVPPPILGTGEVIVDVVAAPVLSYASEVFSGARRYLLPPPVIPGCGAIGRVRETGPDAAWLKPGDWVFCDPTVRSRDNAQSPEIVLQGWSARGEGGQKIQQYHLNGSFAEQIRVPTENAVAMGDIDPAEAAAWCAINTLLVAYGGLLAMELKAGENLLVSGATGNFGSSAVLAALAMGVSKVIAPGRNPRVLQELRKRFGSRIETVTLSGVADEDISAMKSAAEGPIDAVLDLLPPSAPASAARNAIMSVRPYGRAVLMGGVGMLGGDDLALPYPWIMRNLITIKGQWMYEPQAVYTLVGLIRAGLLDLSHYAVTEFALSDINRAITHAAENSGPFKLTVIRP; from the coding sequence ATGAAAGCAGCTGTACTCGAATCATTCGGTAATCCACTCAGCATTCAGGATGTCCCGCCGCCGATCCTCGGAACAGGGGAGGTGATCGTGGATGTTGTAGCCGCTCCCGTTCTTTCCTACGCCAGCGAAGTATTCAGTGGCGCCAGAAGATATCTTTTACCTCCACCGGTTATTCCTGGGTGTGGGGCCATTGGCCGGGTGCGCGAAACAGGGCCCGATGCTGCATGGCTTAAACCGGGTGACTGGGTTTTTTGCGATCCCACCGTCCGATCAAGAGATAACGCGCAGTCGCCTGAAATCGTGTTACAGGGCTGGAGTGCACGGGGGGAAGGCGGACAAAAAATCCAGCAATACCATCTGAATGGCAGCTTCGCCGAACAGATTCGTGTGCCCACTGAAAATGCTGTGGCAATGGGTGATATCGATCCTGCTGAAGCCGCTGCATGGTGCGCCATCAATACGTTACTGGTGGCCTATGGTGGTTTGCTGGCGATGGAACTTAAAGCCGGTGAGAACTTACTGGTTAGTGGGGCCACCGGTAATTTTGGCAGTTCAGCCGTACTGGCTGCCCTCGCCATGGGAGTCAGTAAAGTCATCGCGCCCGGACGCAACCCGCGGGTTTTGCAGGAGCTCAGGAAACGGTTTGGCTCGCGGATTGAAACCGTCACGCTCAGCGGTGTCGCTGATGAAGATATTTCTGCAATGAAAAGTGCTGCGGAGGGTCCCATTGATGCGGTGCTGGACTTGCTCCCGCCTTCAGCTCCGGCATCCGCGGCGCGCAATGCCATTATGTCGGTGAGGCCCTATGGTCGTGCGGTGCTGATGGGGGGCGTCGGCATGCTGGGTGGGGATGATCTGGCGCTGCCTTATCCGTGGATCATGCGCAATCTCATCACCATTAAAGGACAGTGGATGTATGAACCTCAGGCTGTGTACACGCTCGTGGGGCTGATCCGGGCAGGATTACTGGATCTCAGCCATTACGCGGTAACGGAATTTGCACTGAGTGATATTAATCGCGCCATCACGCATGCCGCTGAAAATAGCGGTCCCTTTAAGCTGACGGTGATCCGCCCGTAA
- a CDS encoding dTMP kinase: MSRQLFVTLDGPKGTGKTTLLESITQVLRADNSKVIRLSEQKSDPFRAESMALVNRLARDPSVDLEREICERFALSRAWISQNVLTKQPENCIILMDRWYPSDAAFRRMVPFAEIVQLNIEHNVRAPDLHVGVVTAPEVSWERAAARSRGLGSTVIHRLEEHIACTRAFELEVARHGWFLCRNEGSIEEATMQVVAEINRVL, translated from the coding sequence ATGAGTCGTCAGCTTTTTGTGACTCTGGATGGGCCCAAGGGAACCGGTAAAACCACCCTGCTGGAGTCCATTACGCAAGTGCTAAGAGCAGATAACAGCAAGGTGATCCGACTTAGCGAGCAAAAAAGCGATCCCTTCAGGGCGGAATCCATGGCGCTGGTCAACCGACTTGCCAGAGATCCCTCCGTCGATCTGGAACGGGAGATTTGTGAACGCTTTGCTTTAAGCCGTGCCTGGATTTCACAGAACGTACTCACTAAGCAGCCTGAGAACTGCATTATTCTGATGGATCGCTGGTATCCGTCGGATGCCGCATTTCGACGAATGGTGCCTTTCGCGGAGATAGTGCAGCTAAATATAGAGCACAACGTGCGAGCACCAGACCTGCATGTCGGGGTGGTCACGGCACCAGAGGTATCATGGGAAAGAGCCGCAGCGCGTTCGCGGGGTCTGGGAAGTACGGTGATTCACCGCCTGGAAGAACATATCGCCTGTACCCGTGCTTTTGAGCTTGAGGTTGCCAGGCACGGCTGGTTTTTATGCCGCAATGAAGGAAGCATTGAAGAGGCCACAATGCAGGTAGTCGCTGAAATTAACAGAGTGCTTTGA
- the eptA gene encoding phosphoethanolamine transferase EptA → MARFRMSQPVLPRITFILLFSLYISVFLNFAFYRQAYSLIEMNGLSKYLFFLSMPIVAFCVINIVLTLASFLWLDRITIALFVIVSAAAQYFIQHYGIVLDRSMITNMVDTTPAESMALLTPKMIAVIFFTGIFMAALAFWPAFKKSAPVWKGVIQRAVSLVISVALIAIIAMLFYKHYASLFRNNHELVKSLSPSNFIAASLSYYNHRERANLPLVKIGEDAHQLPVMLDGPKKNLTILVVGETSRAANFSLGGYQRPTNPLLAKEDVVYFHDFSSCGTSTAVSVPCMFSNMPRRHYDDALASHQEGLLDVIQRAGLSVLWHENDAGCKGACDRVPNQDMTALNLPGMCIKGECYDEILFHGLEEYINQLQGSGVIVLHTIGSHGPTYNHRYPPEFGKFKPTCETNQIQECSQEQLVNTYDNTILYADYIVDKAIELLKAHQEKFTTSLVYLSDHGESLGEKGVYLHGLPYAIAPEVQTRVPLLIWLSPDYQQRYAVDYTCLSHQGSTQKYSQDNLFSTMLGITGVQTREYVATDDILATCRNKPGGK, encoded by the coding sequence ATGGCACGCTTCAGAATGAGTCAGCCTGTATTGCCCCGCATTACATTCATCCTGTTATTCTCACTCTATATTTCTGTTTTTCTCAATTTCGCCTTTTACCGCCAGGCTTACTCGCTTATAGAGATGAACGGGCTTAGCAAATATCTTTTTTTCCTCTCCATGCCAATCGTCGCTTTCTGCGTCATTAATATTGTGCTGACGCTTGCCTCATTTTTGTGGCTGGACAGGATAACCATTGCACTGTTTGTCATTGTCTCCGCTGCGGCTCAGTACTTTATTCAGCACTATGGCATCGTCCTTGATCGCTCGATGATCACCAATATGGTGGATACCACGCCAGCAGAAAGTATGGCGCTCCTGACACCAAAGATGATTGCGGTGATATTTTTTACCGGTATTTTTATGGCTGCTCTGGCCTTCTGGCCTGCGTTTAAAAAGTCGGCTCCGGTATGGAAAGGCGTGATTCAGCGCGCGGTGAGTCTGGTGATTTCTGTTGCACTGATAGCCATCATAGCCATGTTGTTTTATAAGCATTACGCCTCACTGTTTCGTAACAATCATGAGCTGGTGAAATCCCTGAGTCCGTCTAATTTCATTGCTGCCTCGCTCTCCTACTATAATCACCGCGAGCGGGCCAATCTTCCGCTGGTGAAAATAGGTGAAGATGCCCATCAACTTCCGGTCATGCTGGATGGCCCTAAAAAGAACCTGACGATTCTGGTGGTGGGTGAAACGTCTCGTGCCGCCAATTTTTCTCTGGGCGGTTATCAACGACCGACCAACCCCTTACTGGCGAAAGAGGACGTTGTCTATTTTCATGACTTCTCCTCCTGTGGCACCTCCACGGCTGTCTCTGTTCCCTGCATGTTCTCGAACATGCCACGCAGGCATTACGATGACGCCCTGGCCAGTCATCAGGAAGGATTGCTGGATGTGATTCAGCGTGCAGGTCTGAGTGTTCTATGGCATGAGAACGATGCGGGATGCAAAGGGGCGTGCGATCGCGTGCCTAATCAGGATATGACCGCGCTGAATCTTCCGGGAATGTGCATCAAAGGCGAGTGCTATGATGAGATTCTTTTCCATGGCCTGGAGGAGTATATCAACCAGCTTCAGGGCAGTGGCGTGATCGTGCTGCACACTATCGGCAGTCATGGCCCGACCTACAATCACCGTTATCCTCCGGAATTCGGCAAATTTAAACCCACCTGTGAAACTAATCAGATTCAGGAGTGTTCGCAGGAACAGTTGGTTAATACCTATGACAACACCATCCTGTATGCGGACTATATCGTCGATAAAGCGATTGAATTACTGAAAGCCCATCAGGAGAAGTTTACGACCAGTCTGGTTTATCTGTCTGATCACGGTGAGTCACTGGGTGAAAAAGGTGTTTATCTGCATGGCCTGCCCTATGCTATCGCGCCTGAAGTCCAGACCCGCGTGCCGCTGCTTATCTGGCTGTCGCCCGATTACCAGCAGCGTTATGCCGTGGACTACACATGTTTGAGCCATCAGGGTTCGACGCAAAAATACTCTCAGGACAATCTGTTTTCTACCATGCTGGGTATTACCGGCGTTCAGACTCGGGAATATGTTGCGACGGACGATATACTGGCGACATGCAGGAATAAGCCTGGTGGAAAATAA
- a CDS encoding ABC transporter permease, with translation MDMMFLQQTLVALLKGLPLTINLALLSLLGGGVLALLLNLLRMTRVGSFFCRFYVWLFRGTPLLIQIFMVYYGLGSLPAVRESLFWPLLRDPYWCGLLALILNDAAYTSEILRGGLRAVSQQSLEAAKVSGMSSYKIFTRITLPIAIRQALPAYSNEIISMIKATSLVSTISLMEMTGIADSIVSSTFRALEVFLSAAVIYLILTMLVSKGVSMLERRLSPYYFGARS, from the coding sequence GTGGATATGATGTTTTTACAGCAGACGCTGGTGGCGTTGCTGAAAGGATTACCGCTGACTATCAACCTGGCGCTGCTCTCGCTACTGGGCGGGGGCGTGCTGGCGCTGCTGCTTAATCTGCTGCGCATGACGCGCGTCGGCAGTTTTTTCTGTCGTTTCTACGTCTGGCTATTTCGCGGTACGCCGCTGCTGATCCAGATTTTTATGGTCTATTACGGCCTCGGCAGTTTACCGGCGGTGCGTGAAAGCCTGTTCTGGCCGCTGCTGCGCGATCCTTACTGGTGTGGTTTGCTGGCGCTGATCCTCAACGATGCGGCGTACACCTCGGAGATCCTGCGTGGCGGGCTGCGCGCGGTCAGTCAGCAATCCCTAGAGGCTGCCAAAGTCTCGGGCATGTCGTCCTATAAGATCTTTACCCGCATCACCTTACCGATTGCGATTCGACAGGCGCTACCGGCTTACAGCAATGAAATCATCTCGATGATTAAAGCGACGTCGCTGGTCAGCACCATCAGCCTGATGGAGATGACCGGTATTGCTGACTCAATAGTCTCTTCCACTTTCCGCGCGCTTGAAGTGTTCCTGAGCGCGGCGGTGATCTACCTGATACTCACCATGCTGGTCAGCAAAGGGGTATCGATGCTGGAACGACGCTTATCACCTTACTATTTTGGAGCACGCTCATGA
- a CDS encoding DUF4142 domain-containing protein has protein sequence MKINKSYKGWLAVSAVVALFSTASVQAETQTSAPQGGNTPQTIKNDKLSPGDEKALKDMAQANINEIAAAKIALNTTQSAEVKTFAQKMVEDHGSALKKVQAVAKQKEVALPTAPDAKHKAMADKLEKQSGGNFDKMYMENAGVMDHKKVLATLKSDATKIKDPDVKALADAHTPVVEQHLTSAQHMSM, from the coding sequence ATGAAAATTAATAAAAGCTATAAAGGATGGCTGGCTGTATCAGCCGTTGTCGCTCTCTTCAGCACTGCCAGCGTGCAGGCTGAGACGCAGACAAGCGCCCCGCAGGGTGGGAATACACCGCAGACCATTAAGAATGACAAGCTCAGTCCTGGTGACGAAAAAGCACTGAAGGATATGGCTCAGGCCAATATCAATGAAATTGCCGCCGCCAAAATTGCGCTGAACACGACACAAAGCGCAGAAGTTAAAACCTTTGCGCAGAAGATGGTTGAAGATCATGGCAGTGCCTTGAAAAAAGTTCAGGCGGTTGCTAAGCAAAAAGAGGTGGCATTACCGACTGCACCAGATGCTAAACATAAGGCCATGGCCGACAAACTGGAAAAGCAGAGCGGTGGTAATTTTGACAAAATGTATATGGAAAATGCCGGTGTAATGGACCATAAGAAGGTGCTGGCGACGTTGAAAAGTGACGCGACGAAGATAAAGGATCCCGATGTGAAGGCGCTGGCCGATGCACACACCCCTGTTGTAGAACAGCATCTGACGTCCGCCCAGCACATGTCGATGTAA
- a CDS encoding glutathione S-transferase → MKIYDWYDGPYPARVRIALAEKGLLSQVKFIPINLWKGEHKKPEFLAINYSGTLPVLALKDGTLIAECTAITQYLDVLDENPVLTGVTPVEKGVIHMMTKRAEIEFLDAVSVYFHHATAGLGPEVELYQNVEWGEKMREKAIRGMHYFDAVLRSQPYVAGNTFTMADIAVTGGMIFAALVNLAVPDECTALKAWYSNIQRRPSYQQWQALVEAGRPVFNP, encoded by the coding sequence ATGAAAATCTATGACTGGTATGATGGCCCTTATCCTGCTCGGGTAAGAATTGCCCTGGCGGAAAAAGGATTACTTTCTCAGGTGAAATTTATTCCGATCAATCTGTGGAAAGGCGAGCACAAAAAGCCTGAATTTTTAGCGATCAATTACTCAGGAACCCTGCCAGTATTAGCGCTGAAAGATGGAACGCTGATCGCAGAGTGCACCGCGATTACGCAATATCTGGACGTGCTGGATGAAAACCCTGTTCTGACGGGCGTCACGCCGGTAGAAAAAGGCGTTATCCATATGATGACCAAACGGGCTGAAATCGAATTTCTTGATGCGGTCAGCGTCTATTTCCACCATGCCACCGCAGGATTAGGGCCAGAGGTTGAGCTCTATCAGAATGTGGAATGGGGTGAGAAGATGCGTGAAAAGGCCATCCGTGGCATGCACTATTTCGATGCCGTTTTACGCTCACAGCCTTATGTCGCGGGCAATACGTTTACGATGGCCGACATCGCTGTAACCGGCGGCATGATCTTCGCGGCTCTGGTGAACCTTGCTGTGCCAGACGAATGTACTGCTCTGAAAGCGTGGTATTCAAACATCCAGCGCCGTCCCAGCTATCAGCAGTGGCAGGCACTGGTTGAAGCGGGCCGCCCTGTTTTCAATCCTTAA
- a CDS encoding helix-turn-helix transcriptional regulator: MQPKSELSHFLRSRRARTKPDSRDLRTRERRRTPGLRREEVAARIGISTEWYTKIEQGRVDTLSDRIVSALGRALELDKVEVLHLQSLTRRKTETENDGVIPEGVIKLIRSLAEPAYVTNAHWDVLIWNSAAAELITDFGQLSVKDRNILIFMLTTAEARALFGDTWHKEAQRMLGLFHADYDRNAHNPAFPSLISRLERECQEFSEWWNEHVIAAPVSGTKCLTGKDGVKRNFSYSSFMSNDAPSLKMSIYVPEG, encoded by the coding sequence ATGCAGCCAAAAAGTGAATTAAGTCATTTCCTGCGTTCGCGCCGCGCCAGGACCAAGCCTGACAGCAGGGATTTAAGAACCCGTGAAAGGCGTCGCACGCCGGGATTACGGCGTGAAGAGGTCGCAGCAAGAATTGGCATCAGTACAGAATGGTATACAAAAATCGAACAGGGCCGGGTAGACACGCTCTCAGACCGGATCGTCAGCGCGCTGGGCCGGGCGCTGGAGCTTGATAAGGTCGAGGTGCTGCATCTGCAGTCGCTTACTCGCCGGAAAACAGAGACTGAGAACGACGGCGTTATTCCGGAGGGCGTAATCAAACTGATTCGGAGCTTAGCCGAGCCCGCCTACGTCACTAACGCACACTGGGATGTGCTGATATGGAACAGCGCTGCTGCAGAGCTGATCACCGACTTCGGCCAGTTATCGGTCAAAGACAGGAACATCCTGATTTTCATGCTGACCACAGCTGAGGCCCGTGCCCTGTTCGGAGACACCTGGCATAAAGAAGCCCAAAGAATGCTGGGCCTGTTTCATGCTGACTACGATCGAAATGCGCATAACCCCGCATTTCCATCACTCATTAGCCGGCTTGAGCGCGAGTGTCAGGAATTCAGCGAATGGTGGAACGAGCATGTGATAGCTGCTCCCGTCTCCGGGACAAAATGCCTGACAGGCAAGGATGGCGTGAAGCGAAATTTCAGTTATTCCAGCTTCATGTCGAATGATGCGCCCTCGCTGAAGATGTCGATTTATGTGCCTGAAGGATAA
- a CDS encoding ABC transporter ATP-binding protein, which yields MTAPTIMLSHLRKSYAGHEVLHDISLTAQDGDVISLIGASGSGKSTLLRCIPFLEVPQAGEIAVGEVNVTLDNADEKLSREQRRRIKLMRMQLGFVFQSFNLWPHKTVMQNIIEAPVHVQKRSHKEAVEEAEALLHKVGLYAKRDAWPSQLSGGQQQRVAIARALAQQPKAILFDEPTSALDPELVGEVLRVIRSLAEEGRTMIIVTHEMGFARDVSNKAVFLHQGMIEESGSPEQVFLDPISPRCRTFVNSHFERNAG from the coding sequence ATGACCGCACCAACCATCATGCTGAGTCATCTCAGAAAGAGTTATGCGGGACATGAAGTGCTGCACGACATCAGCCTGACCGCGCAGGATGGCGATGTGATTTCGCTGATTGGTGCGAGTGGGTCGGGTAAAAGTACGTTATTACGCTGCATTCCCTTTCTGGAAGTGCCGCAGGCGGGCGAAATCGCGGTCGGGGAGGTAAACGTTACGCTGGATAACGCCGATGAAAAACTAAGTCGCGAGCAGCGCCGCCGTATCAAGCTGATGCGGATGCAGCTCGGCTTTGTGTTTCAGAGCTTCAACCTGTGGCCGCATAAAACCGTGATGCAAAATATCATCGAAGCGCCGGTTCATGTGCAGAAGCGCAGTCATAAAGAGGCAGTTGAAGAAGCCGAAGCGCTGCTGCATAAAGTGGGACTCTATGCAAAACGCGACGCCTGGCCGTCGCAACTCTCTGGCGGACAGCAGCAGCGCGTGGCAATTGCCCGGGCGCTGGCGCAGCAGCCGAAAGCGATCCTGTTTGATGAGCCGACCTCTGCGCTGGATCCGGAGCTGGTGGGGGAAGTATTACGAGTGATACGCAGCCTGGCAGAAGAGGGACGCACCATGATTATCGTGACGCACGAAATGGGCTTTGCGCGTGACGTGTCGAACAAAGCGGTGTTTCTGCATCAGGGCATGATTGAGGAGTCCGGTTCGCCGGAGCAGGTGTTCCTTGACCCCATCTCGCCACGCTGCCGAACCTTCGTGAACAGCCACTTTGAGCGTAATGCAGGCTAG
- a CDS encoding anti-virulence regulator CigR family protein: MIKSRSLKAAFAVVISCTVLAAPVSANPGNGNGGGGQGNGNSGTQGNNGKSGEHGNKGHGNAGAKDKHGNRKHDRQPNHVESDINFSLARNLAVNHGLVDYQSLPPGIAKKVARGKPLPPGIAKKTLPLSMINELPYYPGYEWRAVGDDLVLIALSTAIVTAVINGVFD; the protein is encoded by the coding sequence ATGATCAAATCTCGCTCTTTAAAAGCCGCATTTGCGGTGGTTATATCCTGTACCGTGCTTGCTGCACCAGTTTCTGCAAATCCGGGCAACGGCAACGGTGGTGGCGGTCAGGGTAATGGTAATAGCGGAACCCAGGGTAATAACGGCAAAAGCGGAGAGCACGGAAACAAGGGGCATGGTAATGCGGGCGCAAAAGACAAACACGGAAATCGTAAGCACGATAGGCAACCCAATCACGTTGAGTCAGATATCAACTTCTCTCTTGCGCGTAATCTTGCCGTCAATCATGGACTGGTCGATTATCAGTCCCTCCCGCCAGGAATAGCAAAAAAAGTTGCTCGTGGTAAACCTTTGCCGCCGGGTATCGCCAAAAAAACGTTGCCTCTATCAATGATAAATGAACTGCCCTATTATCCTGGCTACGAGTGGAGAGCCGTAGGAGATGACCTGGTGCTTATTGCTCTAAGCACCGCTATCGTAACCGCCGTCATCAATGGTGTCTTCGACTAA
- a CDS encoding transporter substrate-binding domain-containing protein, with the protein MMMRNRLFTASLTVALLATSAFSQAKDFGTLKFATEAAYPPFNQTTPSGKIVGYEPDMVAELAKRAGFKYEIIAQKWSGMIPGLIDGKYDAVVDAVTVTPKRAEAIDFTHQYTVSVSSFVTAKKSPLATLPGSGTVVTADDAAGMKKAIDDLKTTFKGKTIAVQVATIQADFLQKYLGDVATIRTYQAGPETFADLMNGRVDAVMASRTNLNAFVKKNSDAISSSGYGFSGGVLGAGSAIGLRKGNSELQQVLNQALDSMIKDGTLSKLSIKWFGEDVAPKA; encoded by the coding sequence ATGATGATGCGCAACCGTCTGTTCACGGCTTCTCTGACCGTGGCACTGCTCGCCACTTCCGCATTCAGCCAGGCGAAAGATTTCGGCACACTGAAGTTTGCTACCGAAGCGGCCTATCCTCCGTTTAACCAGACTACGCCGAGCGGTAAAATCGTGGGCTATGAACCGGATATGGTGGCGGAACTGGCAAAGCGTGCAGGCTTTAAATATGAAATCATCGCGCAGAAATGGTCGGGCATGATTCCTGGCCTGATCGACGGTAAATATGATGCAGTGGTCGACGCCGTGACTGTGACGCCAAAGCGTGCTGAAGCGATCGATTTCACCCATCAGTACACCGTCAGCGTCTCAAGTTTTGTGACCGCCAAAAAAAGCCCACTGGCCACGCTGCCAGGCAGTGGCACGGTTGTGACGGCGGATGATGCCGCTGGCATGAAAAAAGCGATCGACGATCTGAAAACCACCTTTAAAGGAAAAACGATCGCGGTACAGGTTGCCACCATTCAGGCGGACTTCCTGCAAAAATATCTGGGCGATGTCGCCACCATTCGCACGTATCAGGCCGGTCCTGAAACCTTCGCCGACCTGATGAATGGCCGCGTCGATGCCGTCATGGCTTCGCGCACCAACCTTAACGCCTTTGTGAAAAAAAACAGCGATGCGATCAGTAGCAGCGGCTACGGCTTCTCCGGTGGCGTGCTGGGTGCGGGATCGGCCATTGGTCTGCGTAAAGGCAACAGCGAGCTGCAGCAGGTGCTGAATCAGGCGCTGGATTCCATGATCAAAGACGGAACGCTGAGCAAACTGTCGATTAAATGGTTTGGCGAAGATGTCGCGCCAAAAGCGTAA